One window of Sulfurospirillum sp. 1612 genomic DNA carries:
- the aat gene encoding leucyl/phenylalanyl-tRNA--protein transferase gives MRENSFIPKIDTFSYIFPDPHLAHKTGLLAWGGDLNKDRVLSAYTQGIFPWYNADDPILWWSPDPRLVLYPQNIKISKSLKKSMKKYEIRYDTQFDAVMNACRMTRVQSGEQSWINDALQSLFHTLHLEHFAHSVETYHDGVLVGGLYGLYLGGVFCGESMFSTKSDASKAALVGLCAKVDALGGDFIDCQIPTDHLKSMGAQEMRRAEFLELLAQSLETKSYFGSWS, from the coding sequence TTGCGTGAGAATAGCTTTATCCCGAAGATTGATACTTTTTCTTATATCTTTCCTGATCCACACTTAGCACATAAAACCGGCTTGCTCGCGTGGGGAGGGGATCTCAACAAAGATCGTGTTTTGAGTGCTTATACCCAGGGGATTTTTCCTTGGTATAATGCCGATGATCCGATTCTTTGGTGGTCACCCGATCCCCGTTTGGTTTTATATCCTCAAAATATAAAGATTTCCAAAAGCTTAAAAAAGAGTATGAAAAAGTATGAAATACGCTATGATACACAATTTGATGCGGTGATGAATGCGTGCCGGATGACGCGCGTGCAATCAGGAGAGCAAAGCTGGATCAATGATGCACTGCAATCACTCTTTCATACGCTACATTTAGAGCATTTTGCACACAGTGTGGAGACCTATCATGATGGGGTATTGGTAGGGGGATTGTATGGACTCTATCTGGGGGGCGTTTTTTGTGGTGAGTCGATGTTTAGCACCAAATCAGATGCATCCAAAGCTGCTTTGGTTGGATTGTGTGCCAAAGTCGATGCCTTAGGGGGAGATTTTATTGATTGTCAAATTCCCACCGATCACCTCAAGTCCATGGGGGCACAGGAGATGAGGCGGGCGGAGTTTTTGGAGCTTTTGGCGCAATCTTTAGAGACAAAAAGTTATTTTGGGAGTTGGTCATGA